The nucleotide window CCATGATGCTTGGAAACAATACAGGATCCTGAATCGTGAGCAGATTTATATTCCATTCCTGTACCAACCAGTGGTGATCTTGGTACTAGAAGAGGAACAGCCTGCCGCTGCATGTTAGATCCCATCAAAGCACGGTTCGCGTCGTCATTCTCCAAGAATGGAATCAATGCTGTAGCCACTGAAACAACCTGTTTAGGTGATACGTCCATCAAATCAACCTTACTTAACTCTACTGTTAAGTTCTCTCCACGATGGCGGCAGATAATCTCTGCTTCCTGGAAGGATCCATCATCATTAAGCGGAGCATTGGCCTGAGCAACAAAATAATTATCTTCTTCATCTGCAGTCAAATAGACAATTTCAGAAGTAACCTTCCCTGTATCCGCATCTACTTTACGATATGGTGTCTCAATAAATCCATATTCATTGATTCGAGCAAAGCTTGACAAGGAGTTGATCAAACCGATATTAGGTCCTTCAGGAGTTTCAATAGGGCACATACGACCATAGTGAGAGTAGTGTACGTCACGCACTTCAAAGCCTGCGCGTTCCCGTGTCAAACCACCAGGTCCCAATGCACTAAGACGACGTTTATGTGTTAGCTCTGCTAGTGGATTGGTCTGATCCATGAACTGTGATAGCTGGCTTGAACCAAAGAACTCTTTAATCGATGCGATCACAGGACGAATGTTGATTAATGCTTGTGGTGTAATGGCATTGGCATCCTGAATGGACATTCGTTCACGAACAACACGCTCCATTCTGGATAAACCAATGCGGAACTGGTTTTGTAACAATTCGCCTACAGAGCGCAAACGACGGTTCCCCAAATGGTCGATATCATCGGTATGGCCCACACCATGTAACAAATTCATAAAATAGTTAATGGAAGCCACAATATCTTCTACAGTGATATGCTTGATCGATTGATCGATACCACCATTTGAGATTACATTGAGTGTCATTCCATCTTCATGTGGTGAAAAGATCTTGATCGACTGGATATAAAGCTGGCTATTCAGAATGACTCCATCACGTAAACGGATCTCTTTCTCACCTAGACCACCTTCTAGATAAGGCATGAGCTTATCCAAGAGACGACGATCCACGATACGACCAGCCTCTGCAAGGATCTCCCCTGTTTCTGGATCAGCGAGCGTTTCTGCTAATTTTTGATTAAAGATCCGATTTTTAATGTGTAGCTTTTTATTGATCTTATAGCGACCCACATTGGCCAAATCATAGCGTTTCGGATCAAAAAAGCGCGAGATTAAAAGACTCTTAGCATTTTCCACAGTTGGTGGTTCACCAGGTCGCAACCGTTCATAGATCTCGATCAATGCCTTTTCTGTTGAGTCGGTATTGTCTTTCTCTAATGTATTGCGTAGATATTCGTCATCGCCAATTAAGTCAATGATCTCCTGATCGCTACTAAATCCAAGTGCACGGAGCAGAACAGTAACTGGGATCTTACGAGTACGATCGATTCTTACATAAACGATATCTTTCGCATCTGTTTCCAGTTCTAACCAGGCACCGCGGTTAGGAATGACTGTGGCTGTAAAGGCAGGGCGGCCACTTTTATCAATTTTTTCGCCAAAATAGACACTAGGGGAACGAACAAGCTGACTAACAATGACACGCTCAGCACCATTGATGATAAAAGTACCCCATTCTGTCATCAGTGGAAAATCACCCATGAAAACTTCTTGTTCTTTCACTTCTCCGGTCTCTTTGTTGATTAAACGTACTTTAACACGTAGAGGGGCGGCGTAAGTGACATCACGTTCTTTACATTCATCCACATCGTATTTTGGTTCTCCAAGACTATAATCAATAAATTCAAGAACCAAATTTCCTGTAAAATCTTGAATGGGTGAAATATCTTGAAACATCTCGCGTAATCCTTGTTCCAAAAACCATTCATATGATTTTAACTGAATTTCAATTAAGTTGGGTAGTGGTAACACCTCTCGAATTCTTGCATACGATCTGCGTTGTCGATGGCGTCCGCATTGAATGATTTGACCTGCCAACTCCTTCACCCCTTATGCCATATTACAAATATTAAAAACGGGTTATTAAAAACCACATTTTTTGTATAAATATAGAAACTATCTATCCATTTTATCCATGAGGAATTTTTTTCATGCAAAAAGTGGAAAAAATGATCTTGACATTCAAGAAATCTTTTTTCCACATAAAGCATCTATTCATGGCATTTTAAAATGATATCATATAGCCCTTTCGC belongs to Rubeoparvulum massiliense and includes:
- the rpoB gene encoding DNA-directed RNA polymerase subunit beta: MAGQIIQCGRHRQRRSYARIREVLPLPNLIEIQLKSYEWFLEQGLREMFQDISPIQDFTGNLVLEFIDYSLGEPKYDVDECKERDVTYAAPLRVKVRLINKETGEVKEQEVFMGDFPLMTEWGTFIINGAERVIVSQLVRSPSVYFGEKIDKSGRPAFTATVIPNRGAWLELETDAKDIVYVRIDRTRKIPVTVLLRALGFSSDQEIIDLIGDDEYLRNTLEKDNTDSTEKALIEIYERLRPGEPPTVENAKSLLISRFFDPKRYDLANVGRYKINKKLHIKNRIFNQKLAETLADPETGEILAEAGRIVDRRLLDKLMPYLEGGLGEKEIRLRDGVILNSQLYIQSIKIFSPHEDGMTLNVISNGGIDQSIKHITVEDIVASINYFMNLLHGVGHTDDIDHLGNRRLRSVGELLQNQFRIGLSRMERVVRERMSIQDANAITPQALINIRPVIASIKEFFGSSQLSQFMDQTNPLAELTHKRRLSALGPGGLTRERAGFEVRDVHYSHYGRMCPIETPEGPNIGLINSLSSFARINEYGFIETPYRKVDADTGKVTSEIVYLTADEEDNYFVAQANAPLNDDGSFQEAEIICRHRGENLTVELSKVDLMDVSPKQVVSVATALIPFLENDDANRALMGSNMQRQAVPLLVPRSPLVGTGMEYKSAHDSGSCIVSKHHGIVERVTAKEVWVRELKEIDGIEVKGDLHKYKMHKFIRSNQGTCINQRPAVRKGEVIDVGDVIGDGPATEKGELALGQNVLVAYMTWEGYNYEDAILLSERLVKEDIYTSIHIEEYESEARDTKLGPEEITRDIPNVGEDAMRNLDDRGIIRIGAEVKDGDILVGKVTPKGVTELTAEERLLHAIFGEKAREVRDTSLRAPHGGSGIVVDVKVFRRENGDELPPGVNQLVRVYIAQKRKISQGDKMAGRHGNKGVISRVLPIEDMPYLPDGTPVDIVLNPLGVPSRMNIGQVLETHLGMAARMLGLHMATPVFDGATEIDVFDTLEEAGLNRDGKAVLHDGRTGEPFDGRVTVGVSYMLKLHHLVDDKIHARSTGPYSLVTQQPLGGKAQFGGQRFGEMEVWALEAYGAAYTLQEILTVKSDDVVGRVKTYEAIVKGENVPEPGVPESFKVLIKELQSLGMDVKILSADEQEIEIKELDDEDEPASDKLSLPNDGDDVK